In a genomic window of Lycium ferocissimum isolate CSIRO_LF1 chromosome 9, AGI_CSIRO_Lferr_CH_V1, whole genome shotgun sequence:
- the LOC132031571 gene encoding uncharacterized protein LOC132031571, giving the protein MSFSGEEGMKIEKLKNINWDIIDDELNWILPRTFKEKDVKEETVVLDDKQVTELMPRPSKKLEAGSSAELTRILDKRHPFETDFIMGPHDISVFDHYSKWICDGLLAKHEQRNEKEEHYKKNKSTVPISMDLGIQLITKKNWFYLLSFNGQMWNDEHIDVIFYYLRKKGKYDGKSTYKHTTVACIFKIWIGETFDKYVATNGDTSVAKEEDVICEYLRGYKLIANVPWHTVDNVLIPVNVKDIHHWVLAVVSFRDRCIRVYDSYRLAGYDTIVKIEIDKMAKILPQYLSISDFYRKREGIDWSQEPAYNDKALLDSFDVVCVDNLPQQRHGSKDCGVYVVAYAEYLSWGAGIPIEDFDVNLLRTRYGALLWNYGMRKQEDEAISHNEAPPKLVRPNIHSDICEKIIIN; this is encoded by the exons ATGTCTTTTTCAGGAGAAGAGGGTATGAAG ATTGAGAAACTAAAGAACATCAACTGGGACATtattgatgatgagttaaaCTGGATTTTACCCCGAACTTTCAAGGAAAAAGATGTCAAGGAAGAAACTGTTGTGCTAGATGATAAACAAGTTACCGAACTAATGCCAAGACCTTCTAAGAAACTCGAAG CTGGAAGTTCAGCGGAGTTGACTAGGATCTTAGATAAAAGGCATCCCTTTGAGACCGATTTCATCATGGGGCCACATGATATTTCTGTCTTTGATCATTATTCAAAATGGATTTGTGACGGGCTACTTGCCAAGCATGAGCAGAG AAATGAGAAGGAAGAACATTACAAAAAGAATAAGTCCACAGTGCCAATCTCCATGGATCTTGGAATTCAGCTTATCAcgaaaaaaaattggttctacCTTTTATCATTTAATGGACAAATGTGGAATGATGAG CACATTGATGTCATATTTTACTACTTACGGAAGAAAGGCAAGTATGATGGAAAAagtacatacaaacacaccacTGTTGCCTGTATTTTCAAAATATGGATTGGGGAAACTTTTGACAAGTATGTTGCAACTAATGGTGACACGAGTGTAGCTAAAGAAGAAGATGTTATATGCGAGTACCTTAGAGGCTATAAGTTGATCGCTAATGTCCCGTGGCATACTGTTGACAATGTATTGATCCCAGTTAACGTGAAGGACATACATCATTGGGTCTTGGCAGTTGTATCATTCAGGGACAGATGTATCAGGGTATATGACTCATACCGATTAGCAGGCTATGACACAATTGTTAAGATTGAAATAGATAAGATGGCTAAGATCCTACCTCAATACCTGTCTATAAGTGATTTTTACAGAAAAAGGGAAGGCATCGATTGGTCTCAAGAACCAGCATACAACGACAAAGCCCTGTTAGATTCATTTGATGTTGTGTGTGTTGATAATCTGCCACAACAAAGACATGGGAGCAA GGATTGTGGGGTGTATGTGGTAGCGTATGCGGAGTATTTGAGCTGGGGTGCTGGTATTCCGATCGAAGACTTTGACGTTAATTTACTTCGTACGAGATATGGTGCACTTCTTTGGAACTATGGTATGCGGAAGCAAGAAGACGAGGCGATAAGTCATAACGAAGCACCACCAAAGCTAGTTAGGCCAAACATACATTCTGATATATGTgaaaaaatcatcattaattaG